TAAAATCATATAGAAAGAAAGTTGGGCCTATGATTTTAGCCCTATTTGAGTGATAACGAAAGTTAATGGGCCTAACACTAATGAAACTGTATCTCAAAGCTACTGTACTCTATAaagtctaaataaataaataaatctcgAAGTTCCCAAaggaaaaatgaacaaaaattagCATACGAATATATTTGACACGACTGTTTCGACAATGCCATGTTTCTTATTTCATTTGGCACACAACATTTCAACCACCACAAAAAATGCTACTCATTTactccaaaaataaataaatgttaacatattattttagtctttaaacttatgataaatcttaaatttaggtTTGCTACTGATTTATTATTGATCTTTTTTTCAAaaccttttattatttattaacatttttgtTAGGAGTTATATTCGAAAAGACTCAAGCCCATTAGGTCCGTCTAGATCTAGAGAAACCTTAGGGTTCACGCATTCCTTAAATGGAAAGATAATGTAATGATCGCCGAGTCGATCAAGCCAAGCTCAGTATGTTTcacaaaagagaaaatgggTTAGTTGAGTTGACTGCCCTTAGACCTTACAATCTTGACATCTCCACCCATGCTGACACGGTTAATATTGCACACATCCCAAGCATATGTAAGACAATGAATCCTATAAGTAGTTTACCCCCACCACCTCATGAGGTATGCAATCTTGAGTTCCTAACCATACTGAACATTTGTGTAGCTCGACATTACACCGATGTGAGTTCTCGCACATCTCAGCTCAGACAAGTATGCAAAAACGAGAAGTGATCTGATGAGATCTACACATCAAGAATTTTCACTATAAATCTTGGTAACATATTCACTCAttgtatattattattattgtttgaccaatttaaaatagtattttaatcctaataaaataaaaataatactaCTTGTCATTCCTCTTTTATCCTTTTCACTTTaagttaaaatactattttggtccttatacctttaattatctaattctagtctttatattttaattgtccaattttagtctggtatttttgaattttttttttttttttttttggttaatttgttcccccaatattattattaattttgtggtGAATATGGTAACTTTAATTTTGGTGGATAAGCAAAAcccacaaaaacaaaaacaccaAAACGACACAGTTCCAGGCAGTCAATCTCTAGATGCCACGTGTCATCCTCAACAAACTTGATTGTGTGGTCGTTAACAATTTGAAAGCCTATCCACTGTACTGCTTACATTGAACTTTGAACTCTCGAAACTTCCTTCTTTCTTACTACAAAAATATCCTCTTCCCCTCTCCTTTCCTTCAACTTCTTCACTGAAACACTTTGTTAAACACACTCCAAATTTCTCTCCTTTCCTTCCTCTCAGAATCCATGGCCACCGCTGCCGTCTCCACCGCCGGAGCTGTCAACAGAATTCCGGTAATTCAAATCTTCCCCACCATTACATTACAACAACCCAAATCACTCCAGTCTTCTCTGTTTTTTTCTTATTAGAATTGTTGTGTTTTATGAATTAATTCTCAAGAGATCATGGGAAAGATTTCAACTTTTTTCCTTCCTTGTCAAGTTATGTTGAGAATTTGAGATCTTAAAGCTTTCCCCTTTTTtgtctttataaatttttacaCGAGATTTGTGATTAGAGGGGTTAAAGAATGTTTAATTGGGTATATTGCAGCTGAGTTTAAATGGTGCCATTGCTGGACCCTCAGTTCAAAGCTCTGCTTTCTTAGGCAACAGCTTGAAGAAAGCAAACTTGAGATACCCCAATTCCAAGGTCTCTTCAGGAAGCAGCTTGAAAGTAGTTGCTGTTGCAGAGGAGATCGATGAAAAGAAGCAAACTAATAAGGATAAATGGAAGGGGCTTGCTTTTGATATCTCTGATGATCAACAAGACATTACCAGAGGAAAGGGAATGGTTGACACACTCTTCCAAGCTCCTTCTGGTGCAGGAACTCATGACCCTGTTCTTAGCTCTTATGAATATTTAAGTGCTGGACTTCGTCAGTAAGTGTTTTAAAAAACGGTAGttgctgttttttttttttttttttgtgtgtgtgtgtgtgtttatcTTTGATTTTGCAATGAAGGGAACTGATGATCTTGAATGTTGTGGTTTTGGTTTGTTTTTCATGATGATATAGATACAATTTAGACAACAATGTGGATGGTTTTTACATTGCTCCTGCCTTCATggacaaactagttgttcatatCTCTAAGAACTTCATGAAACTTCCCAACATCAAGGTTGGATTCAACTGAAAACTGATTTACTGTTTGTGTTTGGAGTTTCATTGTTGGGTTTGGCTGTTTCTTTTGTTTATTGATTGATTAAATCATTCTGCTTTAGGTTCCCCTGATTTTGGGTATTTGGGGAGGCAAAGGTCAAGGGAAGTCGTTCCAATGTGAGCTTGTCTTTGCCAAGATGGGAATCAAGTGCGTTTCATCCTTCTCCATCCTTTTTGTTTTAGCCATTTCAAAGCATCTTCCTGGTTGTggagtttaaaatgttcatgaCGCTTGAGCTTCTTCAACTGCTGCTTGCTAATGCTTTGTTTCATTGTTACAGCCCCATTATGATGAGTGCAGGAGAACTGGAGAGTGGAAATGCAGGAGAACCAGCAAAATTGATTCGACAGAGGTACCGGGAAGCAGCAGATATAATCAAGAAGGGGAAAATGTGTGTCCTCTTCATCAATGATCTCGATGCAGGAGCTGGTCGTCTTGGTGGCACGACCCAATACACTGTCAACAACCAGATGGTTAATGCTACCCTCATGAACATAGCTGATAACCCAACCAACGTTCAGCTCCCTGGTATGTACAACAAAGAGGAGAACCCTCGGGTTCCCATCGTCGTCACGGGTAACGACTTCTCAACATTGTATGCTCCTCTCATCCGTGATGGTCGTATGGAAAAATTCTATTGGGCACCTACTCGGGAAGATAGAATTGGTGTGTGCTCAGGAATCTTTAGGAGCGATAATGTTCCCAAAGAAGACGTTGTCAAGCTTGTTGATACATTTCCTGGCCAATCCATTGGTAAGCTTCAAGTGGAAActcaatattttgattcatttccCTTCTACATTCCAACATGGTATACTAAACCATGATCATACAGATTTCTTTGGTGCCCTGAGGGCAAGAGTATATGACGATGAAGTGAGGAACTGGGCTATTTCGGTCGGAGTTGAGAATATTGCTAAGAAGCTTGTCAACTCAAAGGAAGGACCACCGACATTCGAGCAGCCAAAGATGACCTTAGAGAAGCTTCTTGAGTATGGAAACATGCTTGTTCAGGAACAAGAGAACGTGAAGAGAGTCCAACTGGCTGACAAGTACTTGAGCGAGGCAGCTCTTGGAGATGCCAATGAAGACGCCATAAAAAGTGGCACATTCTATGGTTAGCTCTCTTTTGATCTTTTATAGCTGTTTAATAATTGTATAAAACAAAAGCAGCTTCTCCTAAGCTCTTGTTGCTTCTGTCTGTTGCAGGTAAAGCCGCACAGCAGGTGCATCTTCCTGTCCCTGAAGGCTGCACAGACCCAAATGCAGATAACTTCGACCCAACAGCTAGGAGTGATGATGGAAGTTGCAATTATGTATTATAAGTTCCTTTTAGCTGTTAAGTAGAAGATCATTTTCCGCTCTTACTTGATTAGGAAAATGTATCCTGTTTGAATGAAAATATCCACTGGTTTGCACTACTCTATGCTTTTAAGCTGGTGTGGGGTTTCAGttctcatttctttcttttttccctgTTGCCACAATATTGAGATATTTTGCTCGTGTTGGTAAATAACAGACTTTGATATCCTTTCTCAGTCTTGGTTATACCTTACATCCAGAAAATGAATGCAAATAACATTCAGGGTCGAAAACCTTAAAAGGCAAACAGATTTCCAAGAACAGCATCATATATCTATAGAGATGATAAAACTGTTCCATTAGAACAAAAAAAACAGCAGCACATCTTATATCATTTTGCCAATAGAATAGACCTGAGATATGACAGAAAAGGCCAGAACAAACCACAACTCACCGAGGATCTTCCGATTAAAAGCAACGGAAAAGAGTTTCACAATGAGTGTTTGATCTAACAGCTTCAGTCATAGGAGTTCATTTGACAATCTCGAAGGGATGCAAAGAATTTTTCAGCATAAATGGTTCAACTAAGATATCATTAAAAATTAATGGCTCCCTTCATCATTTGCATATACagctttaatttgaataatcTAAATCATAAGTGACCTAAAAGCCTTGTAATCTACAAAACTACTTTGCTTAGTTATAAGATACAATGACCTGGTGACCTATCCTACTACAGAGGCATACATACACTCAATCTGCTCTTGAAGAGCTTGACTAAATCAGACCATCTAGTTATTCCTTCCGTGCAAGATAAATAGACGCATGTAAGACCGTCCACCAATAGAGATGGTGTGAGTTGCTTGCAGGCATTGCTCGCTTCGTGTTATGATATATTGTCATCTTCACTCTCCCTCTGCTTTCTAAAAACCTCCAAGTCATCAAACCCTGCACATTTGGGAGACAACTTTAGCAAGGATTGTGGTTTCATGGTAAGGTAAGCAATAAAGCTATGTAATAAATCAATCACCTGCAACCAAGTCATCATAGTCATCATTCAGGGGTAAAAGCATAGTAGAACCGGAGGGTGGACTATCAAGTACTGTCCATTCCAGATTCCCACAATCCTCTGCACTTAAATCCTTTCTCCAAACCCAGTCGTCAACAATACCGAGGCCATCAAAGGAAAGGGGGTCAACTGGATAATGTTCATTGGCGTTAGTGGCCCTGCGAATAAATTAATGGGAAAGACTTCAGAAATGTCCCTAACTTTCAAACATAGTGTAATGAATGTTTCATTAGACTTACATTTGTTTAAGTTGCAAGTTGAAGCGCACAAATACAAGGTCACTAAGACGTTGATGTTCAATGTGATTCCTAGTGTCATGTAACTTGTCAAAAAGGATTTGATTTTGCTTAAACCCCACTGAGGAGCAGGTTTGACTTAGAATTCGAGTGGCCAAGCGAGTTAAATTTGGGCATCCTCCTTCTCCACATGTTGACCACCACTCAGCTACAAGAAATATAAACAAACGAAAGGATCAACCAAAAGATCACTCAACCAAGAGACCAAAAAGAAGATATCCATGAAGATAAAGGCTCAGTCTCGATATGCATGGAAGATAACTAAGAAACAGATAGGCtccaaattaaaagtttatCTGAGTGGGACATGAGAGTCATGCAGAATGAAATTTAATGGTCAATATAATAAAAACCATTGCCTAAACATAGATATTTCCCATGTCCCCAGCATGCAAGTTATATGAACAATCTTAGAATGAGTAATCGGCCGTGTATCTGCCGTTGCCTTGTTCTAGGTTCCAAGTGCTTTTCAGAAGCACAAGTCAGTTCATATAAACAAGTTGGTGGAGTGCAATGGTGCATAATGGAAGCTGAAAAATAGCAGTAGATTAGATCCTCACCTGGAAGCAGTGTCCCTCTTGCTCTAATAGCCGTCTTTCTTGCAAAATCGCCACTAGCATTCTTGTACGAggttatttcttttattattttatcttgAACATTTGTATCAGAAACCAGTCTTTCAATGCAATCAAACATCCCTGATAGGATTTCACCATGCATATCTCCTTCAATGCTATAAAAGAACTTGGGGTTCAGGTAGAATCCAGCAGCATGAAGAGGATGACGCCAATGGTGTTCCCATCTCTGATCTATGATGTTCCAGTATACCATGTAACGCTCTCTGTCAACAAGTTCTGTCTTAATTGCTAGTTTAGCATTATATATTGCTGCATAAACGTATCCCATCGCAGGTCTCGTCCCACTACCCACTATTCTCAAAACTCTCAAGAGAGGGTTTGTCAAACGAATAATTGAATTGCATGAGGACCAAAATGATTCACTGCTGATTAAATCCAACATTTCCAGTCCC
This genomic window from Benincasa hispida cultivar B227 chromosome 4, ASM972705v1, whole genome shotgun sequence contains:
- the LOC120076782 gene encoding ribulose bisphosphate carboxylase/oxygenase activase, chloroplastic, with translation MATAAVSTAGAVNRIPLSLNGAIAGPSVQSSAFLGNSLKKANLRYPNSKVSSGSSLKVVAVAEEIDEKKQTNKDKWKGLAFDISDDQQDITRGKGMVDTLFQAPSGAGTHDPVLSSYEYLSAGLRQYNLDNNVDGFYIAPAFMDKLVVHISKNFMKLPNIKVPLILGIWGGKGQGKSFQCELVFAKMGINPIMMSAGELESGNAGEPAKLIRQRYREAADIIKKGKMCVLFINDLDAGAGRLGGTTQYTVNNQMVNATLMNIADNPTNVQLPGMYNKEENPRVPIVVTGNDFSTLYAPLIRDGRMEKFYWAPTREDRIGVCSGIFRSDNVPKEDVVKLVDTFPGQSIDFFGALRARVYDDEVRNWAISVGVENIAKKLVNSKEGPPTFEQPKMTLEKLLEYGNMLVQEQENVKRVQLADKYLSEAALGDANEDAIKSGTFYGKAAQQVHLPVPEGCTDPNADNFDPTARSDDGSCNYVL